Proteins from a single region of Bacteroidota bacterium:
- a CDS encoding DUF4342 domain-containing protein, with protein MSNHSVTDKAKAATSEAFEEIKLAGNQLVDRVRELVEEGNVRHIRIKKEERVLLEIPLTVGIGAGAAAVLLSPVLAAVGALAALLTDVTLEVERDLDEATGEPTETPASKPTTDTEKTIGK; from the coding sequence ATGAGCAACCACTCCGTCACCGACAAAGCCAAAGCCGCTACCAGCGAAGCGTTTGAAGAGATCAAGCTGGCCGGCAACCAGCTCGTGGACCGCGTCCGGGAGTTAGTCGAAGAAGGAAACGTCCGGCACATCCGCATCAAGAAGGAGGAGCGCGTGCTCCTCGAAATCCCACTGACCGTCGGGATTGGCGCAGGAGCGGCGGCGGTACTGCTCTCGCCGGTCCTGGCGGCCGTCGGTGCCCTCGCGGCGCTGCTGACGGACGTCACGTTGGAGGTGGAGCGCGACCTGGACGAAGCCACGGGCGAGCCCACGGAAACGCCTGCCTCGAAGCCCACGACGGACACCGAGAAGACCATCGGCAAGTAG
- a CDS encoding TIGR02757 family protein — MPDLKTYLDGLVARYERPRFIADDPISIPHGFDDPRDREVIGLYAALLAWGRRATIMAKLADLCERMQYRPHAFVLGFDAERDSPRLGGFKHRTFQPVDALWLTQALSVLLRTHGSLEEAFARHLRPDAPHVGSAVQGFSESVMTAVPDTPARLRKHLARPSTGSACKRLAMYLRWMVRPGPVDFGAWTRIDPAQLMLPLDVHSGRQARMLGLLARKQNDWKAALELTERCCALDPADPCRYDFALFGAGAYRHEHPASLVKMEDGR; from the coding sequence ATGCCCGACCTGAAAACGTACCTCGACGGCCTCGTCGCCCGCTACGAGCGCCCGCGCTTCATCGCCGACGACCCGATCTCGATCCCACACGGCTTCGACGACCCCAGAGACCGCGAGGTGATCGGCCTCTACGCCGCGCTTCTGGCCTGGGGCCGCCGCGCCACGATCATGGCGAAGCTGGCCGACCTGTGCGAGCGGATGCAGTACCGCCCCCACGCGTTCGTCCTCGGCTTTGACGCCGAGCGCGACAGCCCGCGGCTCGGCGGCTTCAAGCACCGCACGTTTCAGCCCGTCGACGCGCTCTGGCTCACCCAAGCCCTCTCCGTGTTGCTCCGCACGCACGGATCGCTGGAAGAGGCGTTCGCCCGCCACCTGCGGCCGGACGCGCCGCACGTCGGGTCAGCGGTCCAGGGATTCAGCGAGTCCGTGATGACGGCGGTGCCCGACACCCCGGCGCGGCTGCGGAAACACCTCGCCCGGCCGTCCACCGGCAGCGCGTGCAAGCGCCTCGCAATGTACCTCCGCTGGATGGTCCGCCCGGGGCCGGTCGACTTCGGTGCCTGGACCCGCATCGATCCGGCCCAGCTTATGCTCCCGCTCGACGTGCACAGCGGACGGCAGGCGCGGATGCTCGGCCTGCTCGCGCGAAAGCAGAACGACTGGAAAGCCGCGCTCGAACTCACCGAGCGCTGCTGCGCGCTCGACCCCGCCGATCCCTGCCGCTACGACTTCGCGCTCTTCGGAGCCGGTGCCTACAGGCACGAGCACCCGGCTTCGCTTGTGAAGATGGAGGATGGAAGATAG
- a CDS encoding ATP-dependent DNA helicase RecQ, which yields MSILTLPPPTVPMPAAPAASEAAVSDAAIDAALREHFGFDALRRGQREAVASVLGGSDTLVVMPTGAGKSLVYQLSACLSDGVTVVISPLIALMKDQVDALHRRGIPAVALNSSQGEDERREGLQALRSGDVRLVYVAPERLRNRAFLGALAEASVALLAVDEAHCVSQWGHDFRPDYLQIARARQRMGNPTTVALTATATPRVQDDILATLGIDQAARVVTGFNRPNLFFNVQATPTANDKRRALRAFLGEHEGEAGLVYVSTRKQCEDVARFIKDEVGHAVRAYHAGLPDAERTEVQDEFMTGGLDLVVATNAFGMGVDRADVRFVVHWGIPATLEAYYQEAGRAGRDGEPAEALLFYATHDASLREWFIEQYAPAERDLRAIHRHLVREAESEWVTVDQEVVAERVDQHPVGARVGISLLERMGVLERGEDLGPLRQYAVRGWDSERAGRVLERSAERQRAKRRSLARMTAYAESDACRRQLLLDHFGDPEPPVAERCCDNCLVAAELAEAPDELPAFESLPMAARIAIGLLDLVRRLRWSVGRKTLVKILSGSKAAGMDRREYTESPYYGRLGYLSQDDIDSLYKQLIATGYLKVVGSEFPVVELTVSGKRALAHREAIALDMPASASRSTASKGSSAAVPDAPLGAEAAGLLVDLKSWRTEQAREQEVPPYVVFNDRTLEALARARPQNDEDLLAVKGIGPAKLERYGADLLALLAGEDGG from the coding sequence GTGTCTATCCTTACCCTCCCGCCGCCCACCGTGCCGATGCCCGCCGCCCCTGCTGCGTCCGAAGCTGCTGTTTCCGACGCCGCCATCGACGCCGCGCTCCGCGAGCACTTCGGCTTCGACGCGCTCCGGCGCGGGCAGCGCGAGGCCGTGGCCTCCGTGCTCGGCGGGTCCGACACGCTCGTGGTGATGCCGACGGGCGCGGGCAAGTCGCTCGTCTACCAACTCTCGGCGTGCCTCTCGGACGGGGTGACGGTCGTGATCTCGCCGCTGATCGCGCTGATGAAGGACCAGGTCGACGCGCTCCACCGGCGGGGCATCCCGGCCGTCGCGCTCAACTCGTCTCAGGGAGAAGACGAGCGGCGCGAGGGCCTGCAGGCGCTCCGCAGCGGCGATGTCCGGCTGGTCTACGTCGCCCCGGAGCGGCTTCGCAACCGCGCCTTCCTCGGGGCCCTCGCCGAGGCCTCGGTCGCGCTCCTCGCCGTCGACGAGGCGCACTGCGTCAGCCAGTGGGGGCACGACTTCCGGCCGGACTACCTCCAGATCGCCCGCGCCCGCCAGCGCATGGGCAACCCGACGACCGTCGCCCTGACCGCGACCGCCACGCCGCGCGTCCAGGACGACATCCTCGCCACGCTCGGCATCGACCAGGCCGCGCGTGTCGTCACCGGCTTCAACCGGCCCAACCTCTTTTTCAACGTCCAGGCGACCCCGACGGCCAACGACAAGCGCAGGGCGCTGAGGGCGTTCCTCGGCGAACACGAGGGCGAGGCCGGGCTGGTCTACGTCAGTACGCGGAAGCAGTGCGAGGACGTGGCACGGTTCATCAAGGACGAGGTCGGCCACGCCGTCCGCGCCTACCACGCCGGGCTGCCCGACGCCGAGCGGACCGAGGTGCAGGACGAGTTCATGACCGGCGGCCTCGACCTCGTCGTCGCCACGAACGCGTTCGGGATGGGCGTGGACCGGGCCGACGTGCGCTTCGTCGTCCACTGGGGCATTCCTGCGACGCTCGAAGCCTACTACCAGGAAGCAGGCCGTGCCGGGCGCGACGGCGAGCCGGCCGAGGCGCTGCTGTTCTACGCGACCCACGACGCCTCGCTGCGCGAGTGGTTCATCGAGCAGTACGCCCCCGCCGAGCGCGACCTCCGGGCCATCCACCGCCACCTCGTCCGCGAAGCCGAGAGCGAGTGGGTGACGGTCGACCAGGAGGTCGTCGCCGAGCGCGTGGACCAGCACCCCGTCGGAGCCCGCGTCGGGATCAGCCTGCTGGAGCGGATGGGGGTGCTGGAGCGCGGCGAAGACCTCGGCCCGCTCCGGCAGTACGCCGTCCGAGGGTGGGACTCCGAGCGGGCCGGCCGCGTGCTCGAACGCTCGGCCGAGCGGCAGCGCGCCAAGCGCCGGTCGCTCGCCCGGATGACGGCCTACGCCGAGTCCGACGCGTGCCGCCGCCAACTCCTCCTCGACCACTTCGGGGACCCGGAGCCGCCCGTCGCCGAGCGCTGCTGCGACAACTGCCTCGTCGCCGCCGAGCTTGCCGAAGCCCCGGACGAACTGCCCGCCTTCGAGAGCCTGCCGATGGCGGCGCGCATTGCCATCGGCCTGCTCGACCTCGTGCGGCGGCTGCGGTGGAGCGTCGGACGCAAGACGCTCGTCAAAATCCTCTCGGGGTCGAAGGCGGCAGGGATGGACCGGCGCGAATACACCGAGTCGCCCTACTACGGCCGGCTCGGCTACCTGTCGCAGGACGACATCGACAGCCTCTACAAGCAACTCATCGCGACGGGATACCTGAAGGTCGTGGGGTCCGAGTTTCCCGTCGTCGAACTGACTGTGAGTGGCAAGCGCGCCCTCGCCCACCGCGAGGCGATCGCGCTCGACATGCCCGCCTCCGCCTCGCGCAGCACCGCCTCTAAGGGGTCGAGCGCCGCCGTGCCGGACGCGCCGCTCGGCGCGGAAGCCGCGGGCCTTTTGGTCGATCTCAAGTCATGGCGCACCGAGCAGGCGCGCGAGCAAGAGGTCCCGCCCTACGTCGTCTTCAACGACCGCACCCTCGAAGCCCTCGCCCGCGCCCGCCCGCAGAATGATGAGGACCTGCTTGCCGTCAAAGGTATCGGCCCGGCGAAGCTGGAGCGCTACGGCGCAGACCTGCTCGCGCTGCTCGCGGGGGAGGATGGAGGATAG